The Cohaesibacter intestini genome includes a window with the following:
- the flbT gene encoding flagellar biosynthesis repressor FlbT encodes MPLKIELRPGEKIIIGNSVITNGENRAKLFVDGEAPILREKDILTSETANSPAKRIYLCVQLMYLGQDLEKHRETYFTLVNEFLQAAPSALTIIDAINRKILTYSLYPALKETKALIKYEEELLRDVQPIRSESLSGDGLSGG; translated from the coding sequence ATGCCCCTCAAGATCGAGTTGCGCCCCGGCGAAAAAATCATCATCGGCAATAGCGTCATCACCAATGGAGAGAACCGCGCCAAATTGTTCGTGGATGGTGAAGCGCCTATCCTCAGAGAGAAGGATATCCTGACCAGCGAAACCGCCAACAGCCCCGCCAAACGCATCTATCTTTGCGTTCAGTTGATGTATCTGGGTCAGGATCTGGAAAAGCACAGAGAAACCTATTTTACTTTGGTGAATGAATTTCTACAGGCGGCTCCCAGTGCATTAACTATTATAGACGCCATAAATAGGAAAATATTAACCTATTCCCTCTATCCTGCTTTGAAGGAAACCAAGGCGCTTATAAAGTACGAAGAGGAGTTGCTCCGAGATGTACAACCAATCCGCAGCGAGAGCCTATCAGGAGACGGGCTATCAGGGGGGTGA
- the flaF gene encoding flagellar biosynthesis regulator FlaF produces the protein MYNQSAARAYQETGYQGGEPREREAALLIKAAANLQRTKSEEATREELDHALTFNRHVWTLFVGELLDENHEMPKDLRQNLVNLGLFTFNHTLDVMADPQNKTVDSLININRNIAEGLRANG, from the coding sequence ATGTACAACCAATCCGCAGCGAGAGCCTATCAGGAGACGGGCTATCAGGGGGGTGAGCCGCGCGAGCGCGAAGCAGCCCTGTTGATCAAGGCAGCAGCCAACCTGCAGCGGACCAAGTCGGAAGAAGCCACGCGTGAAGAGCTTGATCACGCACTGACCTTCAACCGTCATGTTTGGACCTTGTTCGTCGGCGAATTGCTTGACGAAAACCATGAAATGCCGAAGGATTTGCGCCAAAACCTTGTTAATCTTGGCCTTTTTACCTTCAATCACACTTTGGATGTGATGGCTGATCCGCAAAACAAGACTGTCGACAGCCTGATCAACATCAATCGCAACATCGCAGAAGGCCTGCGCGCCAACGGCTAA
- a CDS encoding flagellar hook protein FlgE produces the protein MSLYSALTTSVAGMAAQSKSMQNISGNIANTSTVGYKRVDTAFVDLVSNFTSNKSAQTSGSVMTNSRQTNTVSGPIGSSDTSTHMSISGDGYFVVYEKIGETDGTPIFDGTPMYTRRGDFTLDEDGYFVNEAGHYLAVIELDDATGNPVSSVPQPATFEEGFMAAEATTTVKYTGNLPAVPSTTDTAGSMITPGAGYTVDPTSAGAGVVQAQDETQFLSQTISGGAITTYIANGENASLQLRWGKISDTPDTWNLYYKSDSTATGTATKWTNVGQNYTFDSTGAMTAPTSNVTVAGMTVDGINLGNIVLDHGGNGITAFATQTGVANMNLSQDGAAAGELTNISIDSSGHVVANYSNGKSSNLAEIILASFDGDNYLARESGGAFRATEDSGEAILGATGSIRGSSLESSNVDIADEFSKMIVSQQAYTANTRVLSTARDMLSEVMQVIR, from the coding sequence ATGAGTCTTTATTCGGCGCTTACGACCTCCGTTGCGGGCATGGCTGCGCAATCCAAATCGATGCAGAATATTTCCGGCAATATCGCCAACACCTCGACGGTTGGCTACAAGCGAGTCGATACCGCTTTCGTGGATCTCGTCAGCAACTTCACCTCAAACAAGTCCGCACAGACTTCCGGCTCGGTCATGACCAACTCCCGTCAGACCAACACGGTGTCTGGTCCGATTGGGTCGTCTGATACTTCAACCCATATGTCGATCAGTGGGGATGGTTATTTCGTCGTTTACGAGAAAATCGGTGAAACCGATGGCACACCGATTTTTGACGGCACGCCGATGTATACCCGTCGCGGTGACTTCACCCTTGATGAGGACGGCTATTTCGTCAACGAAGCCGGGCATTATCTGGCAGTGATCGAGTTGGATGATGCAACCGGCAATCCGGTGAGCTCCGTGCCGCAGCCTGCGACCTTTGAGGAAGGCTTTATGGCTGCCGAGGCGACCACGACCGTCAAATATACCGGCAACCTGCCAGCGGTTCCGTCCACCACTGATACTGCAGGCAGCATGATCACGCCGGGTGCGGGTTACACTGTTGATCCGACCTCGGCCGGTGCCGGTGTCGTGCAGGCGCAGGACGAAACCCAGTTTCTGTCTCAGACCATCTCTGGCGGTGCTATCACCACCTATATCGCCAATGGTGAGAATGCGTCCCTACAGCTGCGTTGGGGTAAGATTTCCGACACCCCTGATACATGGAACCTTTACTACAAGTCGGATTCCACTGCCACCGGCACCGCAACCAAGTGGACCAATGTCGGTCAGAACTATACCTTTGACTCCACAGGTGCGATGACAGCACCTACCTCAAACGTTACTGTCGCAGGCATGACGGTTGATGGCATCAACCTTGGCAATATCGTCCTTGATCATGGCGGTAATGGCATCACGGCCTTCGCCACTCAGACCGGTGTTGCCAACATGAACCTGTCGCAGGATGGCGCGGCTGCTGGTGAGCTGACCAACATCAGCATCGACAGCTCAGGCCATGTTGTGGCCAACTATTCGAATGGCAAGTCGAGCAATCTGGCTGAGATCATTCTGGCTTCCTTTGACGGTGATAACTATCTGGCCCGTGAAAGCGGCGGCGCCTTCCGGGCAACGGAAGATTCCGGCGAGGCCATTCTGGGTGCCACCGGCTCCATTCGTGGCTCGTCGCTGGAATCTTCCAACGTCGATATTGCGGACGAATTCTCCAAAATGATCGTTTCCCAGCAGGCCTACACGGCCAATACCCGCGTGCTGTCGACTGCACGCGACATGCTGAGCGAAGTGATGCAGGTTATTCGGTAA
- a CDS encoding flagellin — protein sequence MSDITLSAGVRQNLLSLQNTADLMSTTQNRLATGKKVNSALDNPTNYFTSQGLSSRAADLSNLLDGIGNSIKTLESADNGIKAITKLVESAQSTVRQSQSANSNSSGTHIQSDAGINTAGSSGSTTKARAENQTLTTLGFTAGTSSNLTITSTSENGVTSTFDLNAHFTATGKSYLDGDGSASTSTDDYTISNLVDDINASGVATASITDDGRLDLKANGNEELELQLVNTDTETATTQAGTTGTSLAAALGFGASTDGLGELADGSTGTVGDAGGTDVEFTAGATSGDADTFTITNQASTSDADNSELVTQFNDILDQIDSLAADSSFNGINLINGTGNDLTVSFNEHRDEKKSELEIKSADLTSDGLSISAATSLSSDEANLKLDSLADALTTLRKQASTFGSNLSTVQIRKDYTKESINTLQTGADALVLADSNEEGANMLALQTRQTLSTTALSLASQADQAVTRFLRA from the coding sequence ATGTCGGATATCACTCTCTCTGCTGGCGTGCGCCAGAACTTGTTGTCACTCCAGAATACTGCGGACTTGATGTCCACAACGCAGAACCGTCTGGCAACTGGTAAAAAAGTTAACTCAGCGTTGGACAATCCAACCAACTACTTTACGTCCCAGGGATTGAGCAGCCGTGCGGCCGATTTGAGCAACCTTCTCGATGGCATTGGCAACTCGATCAAAACCTTGGAATCAGCTGATAACGGCATCAAAGCCATCACCAAGCTGGTTGAAAGTGCACAGTCTACTGTTCGTCAGTCTCAGTCTGCCAACAGCAATTCCAGCGGCACCCACATCCAGTCCGATGCCGGCATCAACACTGCGGGTTCTTCAGGCTCGACCACCAAGGCACGTGCAGAAAACCAGACCCTTACCACTCTGGGCTTCACCGCGGGCACCAGCTCGAACCTGACGATCACTTCCACGTCTGAAAATGGTGTCACGTCGACCTTCGATTTGAACGCCCACTTCACGGCGACTGGCAAAAGCTATCTGGACGGAGACGGCTCCGCTTCCACCAGCACCGACGACTACACCATCAGCAATCTGGTTGACGACATCAACGCGTCTGGCGTTGCAACCGCATCGATCACCGATGACGGCCGTCTTGACCTGAAAGCCAATGGCAACGAAGAGTTGGAACTGCAGCTGGTCAACACCGATACCGAAACCGCTACCACGCAGGCCGGCACCACCGGTACGTCTCTGGCAGCAGCTCTCGGCTTTGGTGCTTCCACTGACGGGCTTGGTGAACTGGCAGATGGCTCCACCGGTACGGTAGGTGACGCTGGTGGTACTGATGTTGAATTCACCGCTGGTGCGACCTCTGGTGACGCTGATACCTTCACCATCACCAACCAGGCCTCCACCTCGGATGCTGACAACTCTGAACTCGTCACCCAGTTCAACGATATTCTTGACCAGATCGACTCGCTTGCAGCTGACTCCAGCTTCAACGGCATCAACCTGATCAACGGTACAGGCAACGACCTGACCGTATCGTTCAACGAACATCGTGATGAAAAGAAATCAGAACTCGAAATCAAGTCTGCTGACCTGACTTCTGATGGCCTGAGCATCAGTGCAGCAACGTCCTTGAGCTCTGACGAAGCAAACCTGAAACTGGACTCTCTGGCCGACGCCCTGACGACCCTTCGTAAGCAGGCTTCGACCTTCGGTTCCAACCTTTCCACCGTGCAGATCCGTAAGGACTACACCAAGGAAAGCATCAATACCCTGCAGACCGGTGCGGATGCTCTGGTTCTCGCAGATTCCAACGAAGAAGGTGCGAACATGCTGGCGTTGCAAACCCGCCAGACCCTGTCCACCACTGCTCTGTCTCTGGCTTCCCAGGCAGACCAGGCCGTTACCCGGTTCCTCCGGGCCTAA
- the flgK gene encoding flagellar hook-associated protein FlgK yields the protein MGLGLALSVASSGLRTTNRELEITASNITNANTPGYTRKVSNREDVTVDGKVTAVIGTTVQRTIDEVAQKQLWTETAASNYTNVMADYLGQVDATMGQPGGANALDTLLNSFSNALQTLQTSPDDAASRLDVLNDAAILAQKINQSADKVQSLRQDAEFAIETAVEDMNRLLKDIEDIDGRIQEMTLNQIEPVAMMDQRDALISQLSELVPLRVDDAPNNSVQISLENGVTIYDQVASQFEFDAYGTVSAETKRDSATGQGLLGSLNLVSQGGTRHDMTDTGGFEGGKIGALFELRDEVLVETQNQLDSLADGLADAFAKYDVAGTAATAGAQAGFDVDLTGLQSGDEFTLTYQDVGTGETNVVTFVRVDSAASLPLGDDVTARNDDTVVGIDFSGGMASVATQIQAALGGAFSVSNPSGNSIRILDDGAANTVDVTALDARMTATGLQDQAGALPFFVDGGTGPGLYTGSVDGMVQQTGFASRIQVNAALVNDPSLLVKYSAGIGASDQTRPDAMFDALNNTSLQFNLKDGGAPVTMSVDEYAREVIAYQSQQSATAKTRNEGQQIVMNNVMARYEEGSKVDIDSELAHLLELQTAYTANARVMTAVKEMMDSLMRI from the coding sequence ATGGGTCTTGGTCTTGCACTTTCTGTCGCGTCCTCGGGGTTGCGCACGACCAACCGTGAGCTGGAGATCACTGCCTCCAACATCACCAATGCCAATACGCCGGGCTATACGCGCAAGGTCTCCAATCGTGAAGATGTGACCGTCGATGGCAAGGTGACAGCGGTCATCGGGACCACCGTTCAGCGGACCATCGATGAGGTGGCGCAGAAACAGCTATGGACCGAAACCGCCGCCAGCAATTATACCAACGTGATGGCCGATTATCTGGGTCAGGTGGATGCCACCATGGGACAGCCAGGTGGTGCCAATGCGCTGGACACCTTGCTGAACTCCTTCTCGAATGCATTGCAGACCTTGCAGACGTCACCAGATGATGCCGCAAGCCGTTTGGATGTGCTCAATGATGCGGCCATTCTGGCGCAGAAGATCAATCAATCCGCCGACAAGGTGCAGTCTTTGCGGCAGGACGCGGAATTTGCCATTGAGACGGCCGTTGAGGACATGAACCGCCTGCTCAAGGATATCGAAGATATCGATGGGCGGATTCAGGAAATGACGCTCAACCAGATTGAGCCAGTCGCCATGATGGATCAGCGCGATGCCCTGATCAGTCAGTTGTCGGAACTGGTGCCTCTGCGGGTCGATGATGCGCCGAACAATTCCGTTCAGATTTCGCTTGAGAATGGTGTCACCATCTATGATCAGGTGGCCTCGCAGTTCGAGTTTGATGCCTATGGCACCGTCAGCGCGGAAACCAAGCGAGACAGTGCCACGGGGCAGGGGCTGCTTGGTAGCCTCAATCTGGTTTCGCAGGGTGGCACGCGCCATGACATGACCGACACCGGTGGCTTTGAGGGTGGCAAGATCGGTGCCCTGTTTGAGCTGCGCGATGAGGTCCTTGTCGAGACCCAGAACCAGCTTGATAGCCTCGCTGATGGTCTGGCAGATGCCTTTGCCAAATATGACGTGGCCGGGACAGCGGCAACAGCAGGCGCGCAGGCTGGCTTCGATGTCGATCTGACGGGGCTGCAATCGGGCGACGAGTTCACTCTGACCTATCAGGATGTGGGGACGGGTGAGACCAACGTCGTAACGTTCGTGCGGGTGGATTCTGCCGCGTCGTTGCCGCTGGGCGATGATGTTACCGCGCGCAATGACGATACCGTTGTGGGGATTGACTTTTCCGGCGGTATGGCCAGCGTGGCAACTCAGATTCAGGCCGCTCTGGGCGGTGCCTTCAGCGTTAGCAATCCGTCCGGCAACTCCATCCGCATTCTGGATGATGGAGCCGCAAACACAGTGGATGTGACCGCGCTGGACGCTCGCATGACGGCGACGGGCCTTCAGGATCAGGCTGGTGCTTTGCCCTTCTTCGTGGATGGTGGCACAGGTCCGGGGCTTTATACCGGCAGTGTTGATGGCATGGTCCAGCAGACCGGCTTTGCTTCTCGCATCCAGGTTAATGCCGCTTTGGTGAATGACCCATCGTTGCTGGTCAAATATAGCGCCGGGATCGGGGCGTCTGATCAGACGCGTCCGGATGCGATGTTTGATGCGCTCAACAACACCTCGCTGCAGTTTAACCTGAAAGATGGTGGCGCTCCGGTGACCATGAGCGTGGATGAATATGCACGCGAAGTGATCGCCTATCAGTCCCAGCAGAGTGCAACCGCCAAGACCCGGAACGAGGGCCAGCAAATCGTCATGAACAATGTCATGGCGCGTTATGAGGAAGGCTCGAAGGTTGATATCGACTCCGAGCTGGCGCATCTGCTGGAGCTGCAAACCGCCTATACCGCCAATGCCCGTGTGATGACGGCCGTCAAGGAGATGATGGACTCCTTGATGCGCATTTAG